From Clavelina lepadiformis chromosome 9, kaClaLepa1.1, whole genome shotgun sequence, the proteins below share one genomic window:
- the LOC143470811 gene encoding uncharacterized protein LOC143470811 isoform X2 produces MGCAASSDVHGNQQKIIKVHVTSAPLVTTQSHQFVPPPPPPAPVPNLGKGVLITEETVGEFQALNVAIADFENKNVVARLETLTKQHASLQKEIKDLSDQHQILDGKTKKEHQDVTNMMAIVESSSVFKYFSSQYDFDQQLTKEEEEYVQARTEQENCYQELIKAQTQHAKLSAEINGLENEKVELIKLYEKQDKILEDIFGGLYGSALEDELENKFDNMQQRHQRIRVALERWRHCEALVKAATSQLEFGCRRWFDIQRIPRSGKHQMVRIQAISEARNYIIAASRNLTTAQRYLLPVTIPYCGASEVATLNRAINFIFIDGMSRERHNHALQVYQISHARSIMLQKWVANVIGTKIAVDLADVRNKTRECKQALRAERIRLIKIKFEEDTGKTIDLKESQIEATSEPDEAVVITDVAEVDEVEGGQNLDEQIQQAKADNTEGEDGVVAVAVMDVTKSEEAKKTPMDELAPAPSQNELFGNLDSIMASYTEQNQRLAYEQETDRARQEAQVKERLRRRRSQKIRLEAQQAIQAEDVL; encoded by the exons gGTGTTCTTATCACTGAGGAAACCGTAGGAGAATTTCAAGCGTTAAATGTTGCAATTGCtgactttgaaaataaaaacgttgttGCCCGCCTGGAAACATTGACAAAGCAACATGCTTCACTTCAGAAAGAGATCAAGGATTTATCTGACCAACACCAAATTCTGGATGGAAAAAC GAAAAAAGAACATCAAGATGTTACCAATATGATGGCTATTGTTGAGAGTTCAtcagttttcaaatatttttcgtCACAATATGATTTCGATCAGCAGCTTACGAAAGAGGAAGAA GAATATGTCCAAGCTCGAACTGAACAGGAGAATTGCTATCAAGAGCTGATAAAAGCACAAACACAGCATGCAAAACTTTCCGCGGAGATAAATGGtttagaaaatgaaaaagttgagCTTATCAAGTTGTATGAAAAACAAGATAAAATATTGG AGGATATTTTTGGTGGATTGTATGGCAGTGCATTGGAAGATGAACTGGAAAATAAGTTTGATAATATGCAACAGAGACATCAGAGAATCAGAGTTGCACTGGAAAGGTGGAGACATTGTGAG GCCTTGGTAAAGGCAGCCACAAGTCAACTAGAGTTTGGTTGTAGGAGATGGTTTGATATCCAGCGCATTCCACGCAGTGGGAA GCATCAGATGGTGCGCATACAAGCAATCAGTGAAGCACGCAACTATATTATTGCTGCATCTCGCAACCTGACAACTGCGCAAAGATATTTGCTTCCTGTTACAATTCCATATTGTGGTGCAAGCGAA GTGGCTACATTGAATAGAgcaatcaattttattttcattgatGGAATGTCCCGAGAGAGACACAACCACGCTTTGCAAGTTTATCAAATCTCCCATGCAAGATCAATAATGCTACAAAAATGGGTTGCCAAT GTTATTGGAACTAAAATAGCTGTGGATCTGGCGGATGTTCGTAATAAGACCAGGGAATGCAAACAGGCACTTCGTGCAGAAAGAATTCgattgataaaaataaaattcgaGGAAGATACCGGGaaaacaattgatttaaaAGAATCACAGATTGAAG CCACAAGCGAACCAGATGAAGCTGTGGTTATAACAGACGTGGCTGAAGTTGATGAAGTGGAAGGTGGTCAGAATTTGGATGAACAAATACAACAAGCCAAGGCTGATAAT ACTGAAGGTGAAGATGGGGTTGTTGCAGTTGCAGTAATGGATGTAACAAAATCTGAGGAAGCTAAGAAAACACCAATGGATGAACTGGCACCAGCACCTTCCCAAAATGAACTGTTTG GTAATTTGGACTCAATCATGGCTTCATACACTGAACAGAATCAGAGACTTGCATATGAGCAGGAAACTGACCGAGCAAGGCAGGAAGCACAAGTGAAAGAACGCTTACGTCGTCGACGATCCCAAAAAATTCGTTTAGAAGCCCAGCAAGCCATACAG GCTGAAGATGTCTTGTAA
- the LOC143471315 gene encoding uncharacterized protein LOC143471315 — translation MNSSRRGSNPSVRKIAIVDDGKSHNKNLHKISNGGALSNDKGSFKGLRRIMDPRDVEDSKRREAQNNRRASVHYAQVPKVVHTENKTRTRRLSAPARSAPVIDDLLTNDMELTREERVLIANFRLQKQTTNEHYGDKNNNVQNQSKRRVSFLPSYTEEALSPLKEEDERRN, via the exons ATGAATTCGTCTCGAAGAGGTTCGAACCCTTCTGTGAGAAAGATAGCAATTGTTGACGATGGAAAATCACATAACAAAA ATTTGCACAAAATAAGTAACGGTGGAGCACTGTCAAATGATAAAGGAAGTTTTAAAGGGCTTCGAAGAATTATGGACCCAAGAGATGTTGAG GATTCAAAAAGACGTGAAGCACAAAATAATAGAAGAGCATCAGTGCATTACGCACAAGTTCCGAAAGTGGTGCACACGGAAAATAAAACGCGCACGCGACGACTTTCTGCACCCGCAAGATCGGCGCCAGTAATTGACGACCTTCTTACAAACGACATGGAACTGACGCGGGAAGAACGCGTATTGATAGCAAACTTTcgtttacaaaaacaaactacTAACGAACATTATGGCGACAAAAATAATAACGTCCAGAACCAGTCAAAGAGACGGGTCTCCTTTCTTCCATCCTACACCGAAGAAGCGTTGTCTCCATTAAAAGAGGAAGATGAACGCAGGAACTGA